The following are encoded together in the Cheilinus undulatus linkage group 3, ASM1832078v1, whole genome shotgun sequence genome:
- the LOC121529257 gene encoding beta-crystallin B3-like — protein MSEQQGTPDQLPAEKGQGGAGATYKLVFFELENFRGKKVELSDECRDAFELAERIGSIIVESGPWVGYECAGYTGEQFVLEKGEYPRYSSWTNWQNSFMLCAFRPLKVDSSEHKLHLYENAGFEGRKMEIVDDDVPSLWAYGFQNRVASAKVINGTWVGYMYPGYRGRQYVFEHGEYKHWNDWAGTGPLIQSVRRVRDMQWHKRGCYVAPNPPNPTPKPKPSPNPNPKSQTQAQT, from the exons atgagtgaacaaCAGGGAACCCCGGATCAGCTGCCTGCAGAGAAGGGCCAAGGAGGAGCTGGAGCCACATATAAG TTGGTGTTTTTTGAGCTGGAGAATTTTCGTGGAAAGAAGGTGGAGTTGTCGGATGAATGTAGGGATGCGTTTGAGCTGGCTGAGAGAATCGGCTCTATCATCGTGGAGTCAGGACC ATGGGTTGGATATGAGTGTGCAGGATATACTGGGGAGCAGTTTGTGTTGGAGAAAGGAGAGTATCCTCGCTATAGCAGCTGGACCAACTGGCAGAACAGTTTCATGCTGTGCGCCTTCAGGCCTTTGAAAGTG gaTAGTTCAGAGCATAAGCTGCACCTGTATGAGAATGCAGGCTTTGAAGGTAGAAAGATGGAGattgttgatgatgatgtccCCAGTCTGTGGGCATATGGTTTCCAGAACCGTGTGGCCAGTGCTAAGGTTATCAATGGAAC GTGGGTTGGATACATGTATCCAGGCTACAGAGGGCGCCAATACGTGTTTGAACATGGAGAATACAAGCACTGGAACGATTGGGCAGGCACTGGACCTCTGATACAGTCTGTCCGACGCGTGCGGGACATGCAGTGGCACAAGAGAGGGTGCTACGTTGCCCCAAATCCTCCCAATCCCACCCCTAAACCCAAACCCAGTCCCAATCCCAATCCTAAATCCCAAACTCAGGCCCAGACTTAG